A portion of the Nitrosopumilus sp. b3 genome contains these proteins:
- a CDS encoding phage Gp37/Gp68 family protein encodes MAIGSEIEWTEATWNPTSGCTKISPGCKNCYAETLTKRLKAMGQQKYKKGFQYVEHPSDINLPLTWKKPKKIFVNSMSDLFHENSIFEFTGKCFATMIQADRHDYQILTKRPKRMAEFSEIFFEYFGHKIPNFMWMGTSIENKQYASRIKDLRKVKCHTRFISFEPLIGSVGKVNLKGIDWAIIGGESGHHYREVKKEWIEEIIDQCKEQEVPVFFKQWGGFRPKSGGRTINRRKYSEYPEINKRNSLKNINFDENAFAEMCLKHEVQKRKQNPPISSK; translated from the coding sequence ATGGCAATTGGATCGGAAATAGAATGGACTGAAGCAACGTGGAATCCCACTAGTGGTTGTACTAAAATTTCTCCAGGATGTAAAAACTGCTATGCAGAGACATTAACAAAAAGATTGAAGGCTATGGGCCAGCAAAAATACAAGAAAGGATTTCAATATGTAGAACACCCATCAGACATCAATCTTCCATTAACGTGGAAAAAACCTAAGAAAATTTTTGTAAATAGTATGTCCGATTTATTCCACGAAAATTCAATATTTGAATTCACAGGGAAATGCTTTGCAACAATGATCCAAGCAGATCGTCATGATTATCAAATCTTAACTAAGCGTCCAAAAAGAATGGCAGAGTTTTCAGAGATATTTTTTGAGTATTTTGGTCATAAAATACCAAATTTCATGTGGATGGGCACAAGTATTGAAAATAAACAATATGCATCAAGAATCAAAGACTTACGAAAAGTCAAATGCCATACAAGATTCATTAGTTTTGAACCACTAATTGGTTCAGTTGGAAAAGTGAATCTAAAAGGAATTGATTGGGCTATAATTGGAGGAGAAAGTGGACATCATTACCGAGAAGTAAAGAAAGAATGGATTGAAGAAATTATTGATCAATGTAAGGAACAAGAAGTACCAGTATTTTTTAAACAATGGGGAGGCTTTAGACCTAAATCTGGCGGAAGAACTATCAACAGACGAAAATATAGTGAATATCCTGAAATCAACAAGAGAAATTCTTTAAAAAATATTAATTTTGATGAAAACGCTTTTGCAGAGATGTGTTTGAAACATGAAGTTCAAAAAAGAAAGCAAAATCCCCCTATATCTTCAAAATAG
- a CDS encoding three-Cys-motif partner protein TcmP, giving the protein MTHKKLPTIWPIGPHTIAKHQILEEYLKAWFPIVGRWTGRIVYLDGFAGPGKYKDGEDGSPIIAMRTAVEHTMIKPTTEIVFGFIENDKKRSEVLKQTLEERFEQLPQNVKYNVIDSNFEKSVCDMLDSLEENEQVLAPTFAFIDPFGYSDFSMNLVKRLLNYDKSEVLITFMTGFVNRFLDPVHEEAVSKLYGSKDFLEAKDIPNTEERINFLLKLYEKKLKENNGAKYVRSFEMVGHDNNVVYHLIFGTKHWKGLEVIKRAMLKVDSRGMYSFSDRIGFGQTFFVNIKEGDDWMPDAAELIFKHFRGQSIEIDKIHRFVITDTPYMFKKKILTCLEKKIPSQILRVTNRKTKTLSYPDRCVVTFSK; this is encoded by the coding sequence ATGACTCATAAAAAATTACCCACAATATGGCCAATTGGCCCACACACCATAGCCAAACATCAAATCCTTGAAGAGTATCTTAAAGCATGGTTTCCAATTGTTGGGCGGTGGACTGGAAGAATTGTTTATTTGGATGGATTTGCAGGTCCTGGAAAATACAAAGATGGTGAAGATGGGTCTCCCATAATTGCTATGCGAACTGCAGTTGAACATACTATGATAAAACCCACAACAGAAATTGTGTTTGGTTTTATTGAAAATGACAAAAAACGTTCTGAAGTTTTAAAACAAACTTTAGAAGAAAGATTTGAACAATTACCTCAAAATGTAAAGTACAATGTTATTGATTCTAATTTTGAAAAAAGCGTATGTGATATGCTAGATTCCCTAGAAGAAAACGAACAAGTGCTTGCTCCAACTTTTGCATTTATAGATCCGTTTGGTTACTCTGATTTTTCTATGAATCTTGTTAAACGTTTATTGAATTATGATAAATCTGAAGTTCTGATTACGTTTATGACTGGATTCGTAAATAGGTTTTTAGATCCAGTTCATGAAGAAGCAGTTAGTAAATTATACGGTTCTAAAGATTTTCTTGAAGCTAAAGATATCCCAAACACAGAAGAAAGAATTAACTTTTTGTTAAAATTATATGAAAAAAAATTAAAAGAAAACAATGGAGCAAAATATGTTCGTTCGTTCGAAATGGTTGGACATGACAACAATGTTGTTTATCATTTAATTTTTGGTACCAAACATTGGAAAGGTTTGGAAGTTATCAAAAGAGCGATGTTGAAAGTTGATAGTCGTGGAATGTATTCTTTTTCAGATAGAATTGGGTTTGGTCAAACCTTTTTTGTGAATATAAAAGAGGGTGATGATTGGATGCCTGATGCTGCTGAATTAATCTTCAAACACTTTAGAGGCCAATCAATCGAGATTGACAAAATTCATCGCTTTGTAATTACTGACACTCCTTATATGTTCAAGAAAAAAATTCTAACCTGTTTAGAAAAGAAAATACCTTCACAAATACTTCGTGTAACTAACAGAAAAACCAAGACATTGTCTTATCCTGATAGATGTGTTGTAACATTTTCTAAATGA
- a CDS encoding universal stress protein, with amino-acid sequence MIKTEIRKILVALDGSGNSFRGLNQAITIARNCQAIITAVYVTPLSPPMSKEQMAYIKNHLLKNANNFLKKAETDAAKKGVLLYKKILHGDEGPKILKFAQDKNFDLIVIGSRGMSSIKEIFLGSTSNYLIHKSKIPILLVK; translated from the coding sequence ATGATAAAAACAGAAATCAGGAAAATTCTTGTGGCATTAGATGGATCAGGGAATTCATTTAGAGGGTTAAATCAAGCTATCACAATAGCAAGAAATTGTCAAGCCATAATTACTGCAGTATATGTTACGCCACTGAGCCCTCCAATGTCAAAGGAACAAATGGCATACATCAAAAATCATCTTTTAAAAAATGCAAACAATTTTTTGAAAAAAGCAGAGACAGATGCTGCAAAAAAAGGAGTTTTGCTATACAAGAAAATACTTCATGGAGACGAAGGTCCAAAAATTCTGAAATTTGCACAAGACAAAAACTTTGATCTAATTGTTATTGGTTCAAGAGGAATGAGTTCCATTAAAGAGATTTTTCTTGGCAGTACTTCAAATTATTTAATCCATAAATCCAAGATACCAATTTTGTTGGTAAAGTAA
- a CDS encoding plastocyanin/azurin family copper-binding protein, producing MQNSNFYTIGLFSVFVVSLLTIMQDVSAETFDIVIPVGSVDPKSPFHFIPSELTVSVGDKIRWINFDDVSHTATSGSFQGGPNGIFNSGLLENSEVFSYQTKSSDIGTLTYYCTLHPWMNGILCVGS from the coding sequence TTGCAAAACTCAAATTTCTATACTATTGGTTTATTTTCGGTGTTTGTTGTATCTCTTCTAACAATTATGCAAGATGTGTCTGCAGAGACCTTCGATATAGTTATTCCTGTAGGGTCTGTTGATCCTAAAAGCCCATTTCATTTTATTCCTTCTGAATTAACAGTCTCAGTTGGGGATAAGATAAGATGGATAAACTTTGATGATGTATCACACACCGCTACTTCTGGATCCTTTCAGGGTGGGCCTAATGGGATATTTAATAGCGGATTATTGGAAAATAGCGAGGTGTTCTCCTACCAAACCAAGTCATCAGATATTGGCACTTTGACATATTATTGTACATTGCATCCCTGGATGAACGGAATACTTTGTGTTGGATCCTGA
- a CDS encoding CBS domain-containing protein, giving the protein MESVSKEGILELTLEQLFPETLTDTNCVFVDKDREVWLATEMCAQYLESTIDALVVQDNGKSIGIIGGYDILDHLRKNPTRDSLYQHTTQEIMFKDVPQVSSQTKFKDLMDTWKNSRRAFAVIQNKSGSYSPVSARKMLEVGKKYKTDLSVSSMPKKKIITFQGDEPLRDILDLMFDNKTRKLLLGTSNQFISDRTILEGLSRITKFQKDVDNLLDVPINKFTFDHIKVLTEDISFDKLCSVMDRMEHPYVIYKDIVVSPWDICLALSSEDIQTSEAKLEMSKTCPHCGKNI; this is encoded by the coding sequence ATGGAATCTGTAAGTAAAGAAGGGATTTTGGAATTAACTTTAGAGCAACTATTCCCAGAGACATTAACTGATACAAATTGTGTCTTTGTGGATAAAGACAGGGAAGTTTGGTTAGCTACTGAGATGTGTGCTCAATATCTAGAATCTACAATAGACGCACTTGTGGTTCAAGACAATGGTAAATCCATTGGAATTATAGGAGGATATGACATTTTAGACCACTTGCGAAAGAATCCCACTAGGGATTCCCTATATCAGCATACAACTCAAGAGATAATGTTCAAAGACGTTCCTCAAGTTAGTAGTCAGACAAAATTCAAAGATCTTATGGACACTTGGAAGAATAGCAGAAGGGCATTTGCAGTTATACAAAACAAGTCTGGAAGTTATTCCCCAGTTTCTGCAAGAAAAATGCTCGAAGTAGGGAAAAAGTACAAAACGGATCTCTCAGTGTCTTCAATGCCAAAAAAGAAGATCATTACATTTCAAGGGGATGAACCATTAAGGGACATACTTGATCTAATGTTTGATAACAAGACAAGAAAACTATTACTGGGAACATCAAATCAATTTATCAGTGACAGAACAATTCTTGAAGGATTATCAAGAATCACTAAATTTCAAAAAGATGTAGATAATTTACTAGATGTTCCAATTAACAAGTTTACATTTGATCATATCAAAGTTCTTACAGAAGATATTTCATTTGACAAACTTTGCTCAGTGATGGACAGGATGGAACATCCTTATGTAATATACAAAGATATTGTTGTTAGTCCATGGGACATTTGCTTGGCTTTGTCATCAGAGGATATCCAGACATCGGAAGCTAAACTTGAAATGTCAAAAACATGTCCTCATTGTGGAAAAAATATTTGA
- a CDS encoding CBS domain-containing protein, whose amino-acid sequence MSQDTPIAERTLGELFPERLTWSLCIHIDKGKEVWVVTGMLVQYLESATDSVMVRDENHNPIGTIGGKEIMENLLKNPTSSLFYGTKVEDIMEPNPVRVSKNTRYKDLMNFWKEKGRAYAIIPNEWGFYSAISAQKILEIGKECKTDLTIEDLPKKKQVTFRKGDTFGDLINSMFDNKARKVLLEGTNKYLSDRLIIEAISEKMKHLKETDDFLNESSNIVELEEAKIVSDNLKINEISSMMYDMAHPFVIYKDWLVTPWDICNVLLSKDITKYAAK is encoded by the coding sequence ATGTCACAAGACACTCCGATAGCAGAGAGGACTCTGGGTGAACTATTTCCAGAAAGACTGACGTGGTCACTATGCATCCATATTGACAAAGGAAAAGAAGTTTGGGTTGTCACTGGAATGCTAGTGCAATACTTGGAATCTGCAACTGATTCAGTCATGGTGAGAGATGAGAATCATAACCCAATAGGCACAATCGGTGGCAAAGAAATCATGGAGAATCTGTTAAAGAATCCTACTTCGAGTTTGTTCTATGGAACTAAAGTAGAAGACATCATGGAGCCAAACCCTGTAAGAGTTTCCAAGAATACAAGGTACAAGGATCTGATGAATTTTTGGAAAGAGAAGGGTAGAGCATATGCCATAATCCCTAACGAGTGGGGATTTTATTCTGCAATATCTGCACAAAAGATTCTAGAAATTGGCAAGGAATGTAAAACTGATCTTACAATCGAGGATTTGCCAAAAAAGAAACAGGTTACATTCAGGAAAGGAGATACGTTTGGTGATTTGATTAATTCAATGTTCGATAACAAAGCTAGAAAGGTTTTGCTTGAAGGGACTAACAAATATCTTAGTGACAGATTAATTATTGAAGCAATATCAGAAAAAATGAAGCATCTAAAAGAAACAGATGATTTTCTAAATGAATCATCTAATATTGTAGAGTTGGAAGAGGCCAAAATTGTATCAGATAATTTGAAAATTAACGAAATATCATCTATGATGTATGATATGGCTCACCCATTTGTTATTTACAAGGATTGGCTTGTAACGCCTTGGGATATCTGTAATGTGTTGTTATCTAAAGATATTACAAAATATGCTGCAAAATGA
- a CDS encoding HAMP domain-containing sensor histidine kinase, translating into MAVIGELSGRLAHELRTPLTVIKGTVGVLQLRKGMEIDDYVMERLSLMNESATRMAQQIERVLAYVQKAPINKKETSLNEIIQNSASMLVENPNITIHTPKNDVLCNCDPIKMEAMLGNLLLNSVQAIEESGQISINVDESSDSITIKIQDSGNGVPENLEDKIFDPLVSSKMDGTGLGLSSVKNIVEQHNGTISFQNNPTTFTIVLPKTCQ; encoded by the coding sequence ATGGCAGTGATTGGTGAACTGTCAGGGCGTCTTGCCCATGAATTGCGTACCCCGTTGACTGTCATCAAGGGAACAGTTGGAGTTTTACAACTTAGAAAAGGAATGGAGATTGACGATTATGTAATGGAGAGACTGTCTTTGATGAATGAATCGGCAACTAGAATGGCTCAGCAAATTGAGAGGGTTTTGGCTTATGTGCAAAAAGCACCCATAAATAAAAAAGAAACATCACTAAATGAAATAATCCAAAATTCTGCATCAATGCTTGTGGAAAATCCAAACATTACAATTCATACTCCAAAAAATGATGTTCTCTGCAATTGTGATCCGATAAAAATGGAGGCAATGCTGGGAAATCTACTGCTAAATTCGGTTCAGGCAATAGAAGAGTCAGGACAGATAAGTATCAATGTTGATGAATCCTCAGATTCAATTACAATCAAAATACAGGATTCTGGAAACGGGGTGCCTGAGAATTTGGAAGACAAGATATTTGATCCTCTTGTCTCATCAAAAATGGATGGGACTGGACTAGGACTATCCAGTGTAAAAAATATTGTTGAACAACATAATGGCACCATAAGCTTTCAAAACAATCCTACGACATTTACAATCGTTTTGCCAAAAACTTGCCAATAA
- a CDS encoding universal stress protein, which produces MPIKDKNGMQVCMGKRIMVCLDGSKNSIKGLKVAISMATKMNACIIGIHSITKYTAFAKENPSKIPEKKWPKNAKEIIKDAKKLVTKNDIDFEGVVLKGYNAGHDLVTFANSNANKIVHIVIGARGMGFPKGLFFGSTSNFVLHAAKAPVTIVK; this is translated from the coding sequence ATGCCTATAAAAGATAAAAATGGGATGCAAGTTTGTATGGGTAAGAGAATCATGGTTTGTCTTGATGGTTCAAAAAATTCCATCAAAGGCTTAAAAGTAGCAATTTCCATGGCAACAAAAATGAATGCATGTATTATTGGAATACATAGCATAACAAAATATACAGCATTTGCTAAAGAAAACCCTTCAAAAATTCCAGAAAAAAAATGGCCAAAAAATGCAAAAGAAATTATCAAAGATGCCAAAAAATTAGTAACAAAAAATGATATTGATTTTGAAGGGGTTGTGCTTAAAGGATATAATGCTGGTCATGATTTAGTTACATTTGCAAATAGCAATGCCAACAAAATTGTTCATATTGTAATTGGTGCTAGAGGAATGGGATTTCCTAAAGGATTGTTTTTTGGAAGCACATCAAATTTTGTTTTACATGCAGCAAAAGCTCCGGTAACCATAGTAAAATAA
- a CDS encoding zinc ABC transporter substrate-binding protein, which translates to MKQTKVATILIIIVIPLISFYVMNDSEENFTVPTEKTKLQVLTSFYPLYEFTKMIGGDKVDVEVLVPPGIEPHDWEPTIKDIQKMNQVDFVVINGLGFEEWVRDLSNFKNLSIVDSSVGIKPIIKTESKSQTISYDPHIWLNPNSMKKQVQNITAELIKRDPQNLQFYKKNSESYLQKINVIDTKIKDRLEECTKRDFIAFHDAFTYFAKDYELNQYTVLKSSDPIMEPTIQDIEEVINLAKNLDIKIIFTEEYVNPKMSQIIADEINGKVLILSPLEIQDKEKTYLERFEENFKNLELVLCT; encoded by the coding sequence ATGAAACAAACAAAGGTTGCCACCATACTAATAATAATTGTAATCCCTCTCATCTCTTTTTATGTAATGAATGATTCAGAAGAAAACTTTACAGTACCAACAGAAAAAACAAAATTACAAGTTTTGACATCATTTTATCCATTGTATGAATTTACAAAAATGATAGGAGGAGACAAAGTTGATGTGGAAGTTCTGGTCCCACCTGGAATAGAACCTCATGATTGGGAGCCTACCATTAAAGACATTCAAAAAATGAATCAAGTAGATTTTGTTGTAATCAACGGATTGGGATTCGAGGAATGGGTAAGGGATTTAAGTAATTTTAAAAATTTGTCCATAGTCGATTCAAGCGTTGGGATAAAACCCATAATTAAAACAGAATCTAAATCCCAAACTATATCCTATGATCCCCATATTTGGTTAAATCCAAATTCTATGAAAAAACAGGTTCAAAACATTACTGCTGAATTGATAAAAAGAGATCCTCAAAATTTACAATTTTATAAAAAAAATTCTGAATCTTATTTACAAAAAATTAACGTTATTGATACAAAAATTAAAGATAGGTTAGAAGAATGCACAAAACGAGATTTCATTGCTTTTCATGATGCTTTTACTTATTTTGCAAAGGATTATGAATTAAATCAATATACCGTGCTCAAATCATCTGATCCAATAATGGAACCTACCATTCAAGATATTGAAGAAGTTATTAATTTGGCCAAAAATCTAGATATTAAAATAATTTTTACAGAAGAATATGTTAATCCAAAAATGTCTCAAATAATTGCAGATGAAATTAATGGTAAAGTATTGATTCTTTCACCATTAGAGATTCAAGATAAAGAAAAAACATACTTGGAAAGATTTGAAGAAAATTTTAAGAATTTAGAGTTAGTTTTATGTACCTAA
- a CDS encoding DUF192 domain-containing protein: protein MSKNRWVIVIASIVLGTLQIEIMYDCSLQERNFNILSCTEIVDIPSYIQDIATLSIDSDSTTIVIDVEIADDLQEQIIGLMFRSSLDWNDGMLFVYESEKKRSFWMKNTLIPLDLLFVDTNFRIIDIKENVQPCLSDPCPNYVSNIAAKYVLEVNAGFTNMNNIKVGDLVMWNPKT from the coding sequence ATGTCAAAAAATAGATGGGTAATTGTTATTGCAAGTATTGTTTTAGGTACTTTACAAATTGAAATTATGTATGATTGCTCATTACAAGAAAGAAATTTTAATATTTTGAGTTGTACTGAAATTGTTGACATTCCGTCATACATTCAAGATATTGCAACATTATCAATAGACTCTGATAGCACTACAATAGTAATTGATGTGGAAATTGCAGACGATCTTCAAGAACAAATCATAGGATTGATGTTTAGATCTAGTTTAGATTGGAATGATGGTATGTTATTCGTATATGAGAGTGAAAAAAAACGTTCATTTTGGATGAAAAATACACTAATCCCTTTAGATTTGTTGTTTGTTGATACAAACTTTAGAATAATCGACATAAAAGAAAATGTACAACCTTGTTTATCTGATCCTTGTCCAAATTATGTATCTAATATTGCTGCAAAATATGTCTTGGAAGTTAATGCGGGATTTACCAATATGAATAATATCAAAGTTGGAGATTTAGTAATGTGGAATCCTAAAACATAA
- a CDS encoding sulfurtransferase, translated as MVNYAHPEVLVDTEWVSQNPPNENRKLVEVDYDPVNGYQKGHIKDATLIWWKRDINDPVTRDIINKKQFEALMAKNGITADTEVILYGDFNNWFAAFVFWVFKIYGHENLKIMNGGRKKWELENKDYTTDEPQLSPTNYVAQPPDEGLRAYLFDVSRALDKEDTVMVDVRSPAEFTGQITAPPEYPMEHAQRGGHIPGANNIPWATVVNDADGTFKAVEELRQNYEPKGVTPDKDVICYCRIGERSSHSWFVLKYLLGYPQVRNYDGSWTEWGNMIGNPVEK; from the coding sequence ATGGTTAATTACGCCCATCCTGAAGTTTTAGTTGATACTGAATGGGTATCACAAAACCCCCCAAATGAAAATAGAAAATTAGTAGAAGTTGACTATGATCCCGTTAATGGATATCAAAAGGGTCACATTAAAGATGCAACTCTGATTTGGTGGAAACGTGACATTAATGATCCTGTTACAAGAGATATAATCAATAAAAAACAATTTGAGGCTTTAATGGCTAAAAACGGAATAACTGCAGATACTGAAGTAATTCTATATGGTGATTTTAACAACTGGTTTGCAGCATTTGTTTTTTGGGTTTTCAAAATTTATGGCCATGAGAATCTCAAAATCATGAATGGTGGAAGAAAGAAATGGGAATTAGAAAATAAAGATTACACTACTGATGAACCACAATTATCTCCAACAAACTATGTTGCACAACCTCCAGATGAAGGACTAAGAGCTTATCTATTTGATGTAAGTCGTGCATTAGATAAAGAAGATACTGTAATGGTTGATGTTAGATCTCCTGCAGAATTTACTGGTCAAATTACAGCTCCGCCAGAATATCCGATGGAACATGCACAAAGAGGTGGGCATATTCCTGGAGCAAATAATATTCCATGGGCAACTGTAGTCAATGATGCTGATGGAACCTTCAAAGCAGTTGAAGAGCTAAGACAAAACTATGAGCCAAAAGGTGTTACTCCTGATAAAGATGTGATTTGTTATTGTAGAATTGGAGAAAGATCTTCTCATAGCTGGTTTGTTCTAAAATACCTACTTGGATATCCCCAGGTTCGAAACTATGATGGTTCTTGGACTGAATGGGGCAACATGATAGGAAATCCTGTGGAAAAATAA
- a CDS encoding sulfite exporter TauE/SafE family protein — MIEEILDQIGIISPILVMGLGLVVGIQHAFEPDHMSAVSTQISKSKLMKISSKQLIRESITKSSLLGAVWGAGHTTTLVLIGFLTYVLAITIQDQIFLGLEIIVGVMLVFLGVTTILNKKIQFKHKHPHQHKDGTLHLDEHDHDDFDHRHTHKSYLIGLIHGLAGSGSFVVLTAATLDNVEMVLSFILIFGIGSMIGMALVGSLMGIPLVFASKIGIIQKTFRYVAGIFSLIIGFNIMYQIGIVENLFRF; from the coding sequence ATGATTGAAGAAATCCTTGATCAAATTGGAATTATTTCACCTATATTGGTTATGGGGTTAGGGCTTGTAGTTGGCATACAACATGCCTTTGAACCTGATCATATGTCTGCAGTAAGTACTCAGATTTCAAAATCAAAATTAATGAAAATCTCTTCAAAACAACTTATCCGAGAATCTATTACAAAATCATCTTTATTGGGAGCAGTTTGGGGTGCTGGACACACTACTACGCTTGTTTTGATTGGTTTTTTGACATATGTTCTTGCAATAACAATACAGGATCAAATTTTCTTAGGACTAGAAATTATAGTTGGAGTGATGCTTGTATTTTTAGGCGTCACCACAATTCTTAATAAAAAAATTCAATTCAAACACAAACACCCTCATCAACACAAAGATGGAACCCTCCATCTTGATGAGCATGATCATGATGATTTTGATCATAGGCATACCCACAAATCATATCTGATTGGATTGATACACGGGTTGGCAGGAAGTGGAAGTTTTGTAGTATTGACTGCTGCAACTTTAGATAATGTAGAAATGGTATTGAGTTTTATTTTGATATTTGGAATTGGTTCTATGATTGGAATGGCTCTAGTTGGAAGCCTTATGGGAATTCCTCTTGTATTTGCAAGCAAAATTGGAATAATTCAAAAAACTTTCAGGTATGTAGCAGGAATATTCAGTCTGATAATTGGGTTTAACATAATGTATCAAATAGGAATTGTTGAGAATTTATTTAGATTTTAA
- the prs gene encoding ribose-phosphate diphosphokinase, giving the protein MKKYVVIGGPSSEDLAQKISKKLNAKFLKTELKIFSDGESKITIKRMIKAQRVIVVQSTHMPVDRNFVQAFSLIYQARKMSSEVYAVIPYVGYAKQDKEFLKGEIITIAVIAKLFKAAGATKLIVVDIHSDEELNFFKIPTKNLSAVPLLADYFQKIKLKNPLIVSPDLFWKKKAKEFAKILNCNSIALNKQRNRNTGKLVIKSPKFPKTNFQDIILLDDMVSTGGSIVKAIEFLKKKNLGRIYVACTHAVLADNAEKRLKKAGVYKIISTNSISGKHAFVDLSRIISKTIQEW; this is encoded by the coding sequence TTGAAAAAATATGTAGTTATTGGAGGACCATCATCAGAAGATTTAGCTCAAAAGATTTCAAAGAAATTAAATGCAAAATTCTTGAAGACAGAATTAAAAATATTTTCTGATGGTGAAAGTAAAATTACAATAAAAAGAATGATAAAAGCTCAAAGAGTAATTGTAGTTCAATCAACACACATGCCAGTAGATAGAAATTTTGTGCAAGCATTTTCATTAATTTATCAGGCAAGAAAAATGTCATCTGAAGTATATGCTGTAATACCATATGTAGGATATGCAAAACAGGACAAAGAATTTTTAAAAGGCGAGATCATTACAATAGCAGTCATTGCAAAACTGTTCAAGGCTGCAGGTGCAACAAAATTAATTGTTGTTGATATCCATAGTGATGAGGAATTAAATTTTTTTAAAATTCCAACAAAGAATTTGTCTGCAGTACCATTACTTGCAGATTACTTTCAAAAGATAAAACTAAAGAATCCATTAATAGTATCGCCTGATCTTTTTTGGAAAAAAAAGGCTAAAGAATTTGCTAAGATATTGAATTGTAATTCAATTGCATTAAACAAACAAAGAAATCGAAATACAGGTAAATTAGTCATTAAATCACCCAAATTTCCCAAGACCAACTTTCAAGATATAATTTTGTTAGATGATATGGTAAGCACTGGAGGTAGCATAGTAAAAGCAATAGAATTTCTTAAAAAGAAAAATCTCGGAAGAATTTATGTTGCATGCACTCATGCTGTACTGGCAGATAATGCCGAAAAGAGGTTAAAAAAGGCAGGAGTATACAAAATTATTAGTACAAATTCTATTTCTGGAAAACATGCATTTGTTGATTTGTCTAGAATTATTTCCAAGACAATCCAAGAATGGTAA